The Alkalinema sp. FACHB-956 genome includes a region encoding these proteins:
- a CDS encoding glycoside hydrolase 100 family protein, which produces MSRARLDEAAIVQMAQKLLYEQAMVTLDGQWIGAVAAIPKQSRKQPVQPELNYGEIFIRDNVPVMAYFLTQGKYEPVRHFLLTCLRLQSQEIQTRGIFPTSFVEQDGHVVADYGQRAIGRVVSVDATLWWVILAYMYVRASGDRDFAGQAIVQSGIQQFLDLILRPSFRKAPTLYVPDGAFMIDRPLDVWGAPLEIQVLLYGALHSAAGLMQIGSESVHSQASNAQDPNQRTKSKSYLFQTPHSVHHCLEYAHRLRQYLLKHYWVTSKTVQVLRRRPTEQYGVEIQNEYNIHTETIPHWLQDWMGPRGGYLIGNIRTGRPDFRFFTLGNCLGAIFDVISVKQQQALFRLVVQNQHDLVAHMPLRICHPPLVEEDWRNKTGYDRKNLPWCYHNAGHWPCLMWFLATAMLRRHHPEDLAIEVRQLLEVSYQLMLRQLPQQKWAEYFDGPTGNWIGQQARINQTWTIVGFLLMHHLLRVNGQDAHLLDVHYDMKL; this is translated from the coding sequence ATGTCCCGTGCCCGACTGGATGAAGCGGCCATTGTTCAAATGGCCCAGAAGTTGCTCTATGAGCAAGCGATGGTCACTTTGGATGGGCAATGGATTGGTGCGGTTGCCGCCATTCCCAAACAATCTCGGAAACAGCCCGTTCAACCAGAACTCAACTACGGTGAAATTTTTATTCGGGATAATGTGCCTGTGATGGCATATTTTCTCACGCAGGGGAAGTACGAGCCGGTGCGCCATTTCCTGCTGACTTGCCTACGCTTACAAAGCCAAGAAATCCAAACCCGAGGCATTTTTCCCACCAGCTTCGTAGAGCAGGATGGCCATGTGGTTGCCGATTATGGCCAGCGGGCGATCGGACGGGTAGTTTCTGTGGATGCGACGCTGTGGTGGGTCATTTTGGCCTATATGTACGTGCGGGCCAGTGGCGATCGGGATTTTGCGGGCCAAGCGATCGTGCAAAGCGGCATTCAGCAATTTCTGGATCTGATTTTGCGACCTTCGTTTCGCAAAGCGCCCACCCTCTATGTCCCCGATGGCGCATTTATGATCGATCGTCCGCTGGATGTGTGGGGCGCACCCTTGGAAATTCAGGTCTTGCTCTATGGGGCGTTGCACAGTGCAGCAGGGTTAATGCAAATTGGCTCGGAATCCGTTCACTCCCAAGCGTCTAACGCGCAAGATCCAAATCAGCGGACGAAATCGAAATCCTATTTATTCCAAACGCCGCACTCCGTTCACCATTGTTTGGAATATGCCCACCGATTACGGCAGTATCTGCTGAAGCATTATTGGGTGACGAGTAAAACCGTGCAGGTGCTCAGACGCCGCCCCACGGAACAGTATGGGGTGGAAATTCAGAATGAATATAATATCCACACGGAAACGATTCCCCACTGGTTGCAGGATTGGATGGGGCCTCGGGGGGGATATCTGATTGGGAATATTCGCACGGGGCGGCCTGATTTTCGCTTCTTTACCTTAGGCAATTGTCTGGGAGCGATTTTTGATGTGATTTCGGTGAAACAGCAGCAAGCCCTGTTTCGCTTAGTGGTGCAAAATCAGCATGATTTGGTGGCCCACATGCCCCTGCGCATTTGTCATCCCCCGCTTGTTGAGGAGGATTGGCGCAATAAAACGGGCTACGATCGCAAAAACTTACCTTGGTGCTATCACAACGCGGGTCACTGGCCTTGTTTGATGTGGTTTTTAGCGACGGCAATGCTGCGTCGGCACCATCCAGAGGATTTAGCGATCGAGGTGCGGCAGTTGTTAGAAGTGAGTTATCAACTGATGCTGCGGCAGTTGCCCCAACAAAAGTGGGCAGAATATTTCGATGGCCCAACGGGAAATTGGATCGGGCAACAGGCACGCATTAATCAAACTTGGACGATCGTTGGCTTTTTACTGATGCACCATTTGCTGCGGGTGAACGGCCAAGATGCCCACCTGCTGGATGTGCATTACGACATGAAGTTGTAA
- a CDS encoding NmrA family NAD(P)-binding protein yields the protein MTAKLPVLLVGATGMVGYEIGKALAQKENLTVKALVREHTSSNPHSQEKLLNLQRMGVQLVHGDLLVPESLVAACRGIETVVSVVNGDADVVVNGQMNLIQAAEAAGVKRFIPSDFSVDYRNLDWGDHYSLNFRKAIYQALQGNRKLSHTLILNGILTEVLFSPFGVVFDLHKGLFKYWGDGNTAFDTTTVHDVAAYTAEAVLDEGLANTALQVAGDTVTMKELKTLFEANTIQVLAERNLGSVAELQRWIEQKRETARSMRDYLSQQYHYALVSGKGKLGAVMTDRYPHIQPQSLKSYIREHYNTMILW from the coding sequence ATGACTGCGAAGTTACCAGTCCTGTTAGTCGGTGCAACGGGTATGGTGGGCTATGAAATTGGTAAAGCCCTCGCACAAAAAGAAAACTTGACCGTCAAAGCACTCGTTCGAGAACATACGTCCAGTAATCCCCACAGTCAGGAAAAACTGCTCAACTTGCAACGGATGGGTGTGCAGTTGGTGCATGGGGATCTGCTGGTTCCCGAAAGTTTGGTAGCCGCCTGCCGTGGCATTGAAACTGTGGTTTCTGTGGTCAATGGCGATGCGGATGTGGTTGTCAATGGGCAAATGAACCTGATTCAAGCCGCAGAAGCCGCAGGCGTCAAACGGTTCATTCCCTCTGATTTCTCCGTGGATTATCGCAACTTAGACTGGGGCGATCACTACAGCTTGAACTTCCGGAAAGCGATTTATCAAGCCCTCCAGGGAAATCGTAAGTTATCCCACACGCTGATTCTGAATGGCATTCTGACAGAGGTTTTGTTCAGTCCCTTTGGGGTGGTGTTTGATTTACACAAGGGATTGTTTAAGTATTGGGGCGATGGCAATACGGCCTTTGACACCACGACGGTGCACGATGTGGCCGCCTACACCGCTGAGGCTGTACTCGATGAAGGTTTGGCGAATACCGCGTTGCAAGTGGCGGGTGACACGGTCACGATGAAAGAATTGAAAACGCTGTTTGAAGCCAATACGATTCAAGTGTTGGCAGAGCGGAATTTGGGGAGTGTAGCCGAGTTACAACGCTGGATTGAACAGAAACGGGAAACGGCCCGATCGATGCGGGATTATCTCTCCCAACAGTATCACTATGCCTTAGTCTCTGGAAAAGGTAAGCTGGGGGCTGTGATGACCGATCGCTATCCCCACATTCAACCGCAGTCGTTGAAATCCTACATCCGCGAGCACTACAACACGATGATTCTCTGGTAG